From [Clostridium] symbiosum, a single genomic window includes:
- a CDS encoding pyridoxal-phosphate dependent enzyme, which translates to MEKYNDRIEGMYCIRCHKSFEVGDYPTGCPCCAKEGHYASIAFKYRPGGSIRKEEKGMMRYADFLPYEKIPSMGEGGTPFIQVPRLAEDLGLASFYLKNEFQNPTGSHKDRTSPFVVSRAMERKIRTVAAASSGNAGASVAAYSAFTGLNCDIVVLGSVSPVWEAAIASTGARLVRAGSPEERYELMDRKEKDGTWYITTNYLLHPVGSNPWGIQGYKTIAYETYEAFGKDGLPDVILIPVARGDLLWGIYEGFREMREAGWIDKIPRLVAVEPIARISRVLSGEDYRGQFTGDDDLTPSIGGWTVTYQSELAVRESRGTAVSVPQKCVMGLVREMAGYGLYLETSSAVILGALRELIEKGEVKSRDRVMAVATSHGFKNMP; encoded by the coding sequence CGACAGGATCGAGGGAATGTACTGTATCCGCTGCCACAAATCATTTGAGGTGGGAGATTATCCGACGGGATGCCCCTGCTGTGCGAAAGAAGGCCACTATGCCAGCATCGCTTTCAAATACAGGCCAGGCGGCAGTATCAGGAAAGAAGAAAAGGGGATGATGCGCTACGCCGATTTTCTGCCATATGAGAAAATACCTTCCATGGGAGAGGGAGGAACGCCTTTCATTCAGGTCCCCAGACTGGCGGAGGATCTGGGGCTCGCTTCTTTTTATCTGAAAAATGAGTTCCAGAACCCCACAGGTTCCCACAAGGACAGGACCAGTCCCTTTGTAGTGAGCAGGGCAATGGAGAGAAAGATCAGGACGGTTGCCGCCGCATCCAGCGGCAATGCAGGGGCCTCGGTGGCGGCGTACAGCGCCTTTACGGGGCTGAACTGCGATATTGTGGTGCTGGGGTCGGTCAGCCCGGTATGGGAGGCCGCCATCGCATCCACGGGAGCCAGGCTGGTGAGAGCGGGTTCACCGGAAGAACGGTATGAGCTGATGGACCGGAAGGAGAAGGATGGCACTTGGTATATCACCACAAATTATCTGCTTCATCCTGTGGGGAGCAATCCATGGGGGATTCAGGGATATAAGACAATTGCCTATGAGACTTATGAAGCGTTCGGAAAAGACGGACTTCCCGATGTTATCCTGATTCCCGTGGCCAGAGGAGATTTGCTGTGGGGAATCTATGAGGGATTCCGGGAGATGAGGGAGGCGGGATGGATCGATAAAATACCACGCCTTGTGGCCGTGGAGCCAATAGCCAGAATCAGCCGCGTGCTCTCAGGAGAGGATTACAGGGGACAGTTTACCGGTGACGACGATCTGACGCCCTCCATCGGCGGCTGGACCGTGACTTACCAGTCGGAACTTGCGGTGAGAGAGAGCAGGGGAACGGCGGTGAGCGTTCCGCAGAAATGTGTGATGGGGCTTGTGAGGGAGATGGCAGGATACGGGCTTTACCTGGAAACCTCTTCGGCGGTGATTTTAGGTGCACTGAGAGAGCTGATTGAAAAGGGAGAAGTGAAAAGTAGGGATCGGGTGATGGCGGTTGCTACATCGCATGGGTTTAAGAATATGCCGTAG
- a CDS encoding extracellular solute-binding protein, whose translation MRKYTLKQFFQDFYLALILIFLYAPIVTMMVLSFNNTKSRTLWGGFTTKWYSQMFENQAIMNALYNTLLIAFASALIATIIGTVAAIGINSMKKVPRTIVMGVNNIPMLNSEIVTGISLMLAFIAFGISLGFKTVLIAHITFNIPYVILSVMPKLKQTNKSTYEAAMDLGAGPVQAFFKVVFPDIMPGVLSGFLMAFTMSLDDFIITHFTRGAGIDTLSTLIYSEVRRGIKPSMYALSTIIFVTVLVLLIITNFSPDEPKKTAGTISPDESIRRRKRNSNIKRGVLGFATVVIICVVGFTTYGRYSTKHSNELFVYNWGEYIDDSVIEEFEAETGIKVTYDLFETNEEMYPVIEAGAVNYDVVCPSDYMIQKMAENGLLAEIDFDNVPNLANIDPKFIEMSREFDPENLYSVPYTWGTVGILYNTKTIEERGLPVPEKWSDLWNPAYKGEILMQDSVRDAFMVALKARGYSMNTEDINELQAAKADLITQKPLVQAYVIDQVRDKMIGGEAALGVIYSGEMLYIQEEVEAQNLDYTLEYVLPEEGTNLWIDSWVIPAGAKNKENAEKWIDFLCRPDIALKNFEYITYATPNKAAKALLDEDMQNNKAVFPDMDKLDNCEVYRYLGDETDAVYNNLWKEVKSN comes from the coding sequence ATGAGAAAATATACGTTAAAACAGTTTTTCCAGGATTTTTACCTGGCGCTGATCCTGATATTTTTATACGCTCCCATTGTCACAATGATGGTTTTGTCCTTTAATAATACAAAGTCCAGAACACTCTGGGGCGGCTTTACGACAAAATGGTATTCGCAGATGTTTGAGAACCAGGCAATTATGAACGCCCTCTACAACACGCTGCTTATCGCCTTCGCCTCGGCGCTCATTGCCACGATTATCGGAACCGTGGCCGCCATCGGCATTAACAGCATGAAAAAAGTGCCGCGCACCATAGTCATGGGCGTGAACAACATTCCGATGTTAAATTCCGAGATTGTAACCGGAATCTCCCTGATGCTGGCGTTTATCGCCTTCGGCATCTCCCTGGGATTCAAAACCGTTTTAATCGCGCATATTACCTTTAACATTCCCTACGTCATCCTGAGCGTCATGCCGAAACTGAAGCAGACGAACAAGTCCACCTATGAGGCGGCGATGGATTTGGGCGCGGGCCCGGTGCAGGCATTTTTCAAGGTGGTCTTTCCCGACATTATGCCGGGAGTGCTGTCCGGTTTTCTGATGGCGTTTACCATGTCGTTAGACGACTTTATCATCACCCATTTTACCAGGGGCGCGGGGATCGACACCCTGTCCACGCTGATTTACAGCGAGGTGAGACGTGGTATTAAGCCGTCCATGTACGCGCTGTCCACGATCATTTTCGTGACGGTCCTGGTACTTTTAATCATCACTAATTTTTCTCCGGATGAACCGAAAAAGACCGCGGGAACGATTTCTCCGGATGAAAGTATCAGACGCAGGAAAAGAAACAGCAACATTAAGCGCGGCGTACTCGGATTTGCCACGGTAGTGATCATCTGCGTGGTCGGTTTTACCACCTATGGGCGTTACTCCACCAAGCATTCCAACGAACTTTTCGTCTACAACTGGGGCGAATACATCGATGATTCCGTCATCGAGGAGTTTGAAGCGGAGACGGGCATCAAAGTCACCTATGACCTGTTTGAGACAAACGAGGAAATGTACCCCGTCATCGAGGCCGGAGCGGTAAATTATGATGTCGTCTGCCCGTCCGACTATATGATTCAGAAAATGGCCGAGAACGGCCTTCTTGCCGAGATTGATTTTGACAATGTCCCGAACCTCGCCAACATCGATCCCAAATTTATCGAAATGTCGCGGGAATTTGACCCGGAGAACCTTTACTCCGTACCATACACCTGGGGCACCGTGGGAATCCTTTATAACACTAAAACAATCGAGGAGCGCGGCCTTCCGGTTCCCGAAAAATGGTCCGACCTCTGGAACCCGGCATACAAGGGAGAAATCCTTATGCAGGACAGCGTCCGCGACGCCTTCATGGTAGCCCTGAAAGCACGCGGTTATTCAATGAATACCGAAGATATCAATGAGCTTCAGGCTGCCAAGGCCGATCTGATTACACAGAAACCGCTCGTCCAGGCATATGTCATCGATCAGGTACGCGATAAGATGATTGGCGGCGAAGCGGCCCTGGGTGTTATCTACTCGGGCGAGATGCTCTACATCCAGGAGGAGGTGGAGGCCCAGAATCTCGATTACACCCTGGAATATGTCCTTCCCGAGGAAGGCACCAACCTGTGGATTGATTCCTGGGTCATCCCGGCCGGTGCAAAGAATAAAGAAAACGCCGAGAAATGGATTGATTTCCTATGCCGTCCCGATATCGCCCTGAAAAACTTTGAATACATCACCTATGCAACGCCGAATAAGGCGGCCAAGGCTCTTCTGGACGAGGATATGCAGAACAACAAAGCCGTTTTCCCGGATATGGATAAGCTGGACAACTGTGAAGTTTACCGTTATCTCGGTGATGAGACGGATGCGGTTTATAACAATCTGTGGAAAGAAGTAAAATCAAACTGA
- a CDS encoding ABC transporter permease, giving the protein MNKSAKRLLAGPYIVWMIGFTIIPLLLIVFYGLTDKSGAFTLSNVMAIGTPEHAKALFLSLGLSLLSTLICLVLAYPLAMILRKKNIGQGSFMVFIFILPMWMNFLLRTLAWQTLLEKNGVINGILNFFHLPNIAIINTPWAIILGMVYNFLPFMILPIYNVLAKIDDNTINAAKDLGANEFQTLTHIWVPLSLPGIISGITMVFVPALTTFVISNLLGGSKILLIGNVIEQEFTKGSNWNLGSGLSLVLMVFILLSMALIAKYDKEGEGTAF; this is encoded by the coding sequence ATGAATAAATCTGCAAAACGGCTTCTGGCCGGCCCCTATATTGTCTGGATGATCGGTTTTACCATCATCCCGCTTCTGCTGATCGTCTTCTACGGCCTGACCGACAAAAGCGGGGCGTTTACACTGTCAAACGTGATGGCAATCGGTACGCCCGAACACGCCAAGGCGCTTTTTCTCTCCCTCGGCCTGTCGCTCTTAAGCACACTGATCTGTCTCGTGCTGGCTTATCCACTGGCCATGATTCTTCGTAAAAAGAACATCGGACAGGGCAGCTTTATGGTGTTTATCTTCATCCTTCCGATGTGGATGAATTTCCTGCTGCGCACCCTGGCCTGGCAGACCCTGCTTGAAAAGAACGGCGTTATCAACGGCATCCTGAACTTTTTCCACCTGCCGAATATCGCCATCATCAATACACCGTGGGCCATCATCCTGGGCATGGTTTACAACTTCCTGCCCTTCATGATTCTCCCCATTTACAACGTGCTTGCCAAGATCGACGACAACACCATCAATGCGGCCAAGGATTTGGGCGCCAATGAGTTCCAGACGCTTACCCATATCTGGGTTCCCTTAAGCCTGCCCGGCATTATCAGCGGCATTACGATGGTTTTCGTTCCCGCCCTGACCACCTTCGTTATCTCAAACCTTTTGGGCGGCAGCAAAATCCTCCTGATCGGCAACGTCATCGAGCAGGAATTTACAAAAGGAAGCAACTGGAACCTGGGTTCCGGACTCTCCCTCGTGCTGATGGTATTCATTTTACTGAGTATGGCCCTCATTGCCAAATACGATAAAGAAGGGGAGGGTACTGCATTCTGA
- a CDS encoding NifB/NifX family molybdenum-iron cluster-binding protein: MKIAVPYTDGQVFQHFGKSEYFKIYDTVDDEILSSEVVDTNGSGHAALADFLAERGVNVLICGGIGVGAVAALKNAGIQILGGASGDADERVADFLGGALHFDTAGSCATCTSSCGHHHEDGEEEECDGNVSACGSSCF; this comes from the coding sequence ATGAAAATTGCAGTACCTTACACAGACGGCCAGGTGTTCCAGCACTTTGGCAAATCAGAGTATTTTAAAATTTATGACACGGTGGATGATGAGATCCTCTCCTCCGAAGTAGTCGATACCAATGGAAGCGGCCATGCCGCTCTGGCAGACTTCCTCGCGGAGAGAGGCGTTAACGTACTGATCTGCGGCGGCATTGGCGTCGGAGCCGTGGCTGCCCTTAAGAATGCGGGCATCCAGATTCTGGGCGGCGCTTCGGGTGACGCGGACGAGAGGGTAGCTGATTTTCTCGGCGGAGCGCTTCACTTTGACACAGCCGGTTCCTGCGCTACCTGCACCTCCTCCTGCGGCCACCATCATGAGGACGGCGAGGAAGAAGAGTGCGACGGCAATGTAAGCGCCTGCGGCAGCTCCTGTTTCTAA